Proteins encoded by one window of Astatotilapia calliptera chromosome 13, fAstCal1.2, whole genome shotgun sequence:
- the ccser2a gene encoding serine-rich coiled-coil domain-containing protein 2 isoform X3, which translates to MDITYSCGKFHAAPCLGWHLMEEKASIRSAMVSRLPKFSGRSSTSGASALSNGSAHPATPTQDGKVTPSATRPNGVIQASPFSLKLKRDEGVNPSSPSIPTAPEDESEDKAQTQLPSVIKEVKNGSPATPKMGRSGSLMVAVSSPKAIQKQSSKMTPKVGTKLGQSPMNGSSKTGSNSASIPTQTGLESRLVRPRLGSSSTRSNSQDSLSQSSESLKIVALDNMVRSNSFTHFKQIPSPTSEPMIRSFSFNRAVELAKPLANTQLRPPRSSFVKPPQLSNGRVGLGLHGSLGGLGGLGGVGGLQYNKNSSVASSLPGPLITTTPTTPRTLRKALLPSSVLTKSMASSGVSLCYKLPRTGQAKQQKSLLPGNIKEDISSSTASDCVGLLENESTYKADKVESQSESDKSSGNAEGKGGESGGQTAAETLEDMSLSSASSIERGDISEEFLDDFDSVGDVFSDGDMPDNRKAASDAQLDSLLNETSDWESVDLTGHKEESPMQESQGSLMLSPEQTDAPQISSVELSPSNSSGGTYMWDEEGLEPLGGPVAHRLDSYDDSELNSIDILNNLDPLATGELDDDDLMLDVDLPEDGLHETDRMSHIERPERANRQGQRRKHHRWSGSDHFHNDTRAHVFQHYDGFRDSKNSARKEGREHGYMPMLDGLALEHMTQDCSFLKNQLLKLKTLLELEDTDTPADVPVESEDSTSATQLEVLVKEVQVLREELRSRDKIIAQLTLQCQELQQQHRQEQISATGQQVKCQCHHQRAPSSLRQSDRQVDKRMQHHYDKATQTYWRPPNHAGVLPTPLLSPWQAQHQGLTRTSMPQRRQTSNTTAFQPLSQRAPPTGKTSKNNPYRGPQ; encoded by the exons ATGGATATAACAtacag ctGTGGAAAATTCCATGCCGCTCCATGCCTTGGTTGGCATCTAATGGAAGAAAAAGCATCCATCAGGTCTGCCATGGTATCCAGACTGCCTAAGTTCAGTGGACGGTCCTCAACTAGTGGCGCCAGTGCCCTTTCTAATGGTTCTGCACATCCAGCCACCCCTACGCAAGATGGCAAGGTTACTCCATCAGCAACACGCCCAAATGGTGTGATCCAGGCGTCACCCTTTTCCCTAAAATTGAAGAGAGATGAGGGGGTAAACCCCTCTAGTCCATCCATTCCCACTGCCCCTGAGGATGAAAGTGAAGACAAGGCTCAGACACAGCTTCCCTCTGTGATCAAGGAAGTAAAGAATGGCTCTCCAGCAACACCTAAGATGGGCAGATCAGGCTCTTTGATGGTGGCTGTCTCAAGCCCAAAGGCTATTCAAAAGCAATCCTCAAAGATGACTCCCAAAGTTGGGACCAAGTTAGGGCAGAGCCCCATGAATGGAAGTTCTAAAACAGGTAGTAATAGTGCAAGCATTCCTACTCAGACAGGGTTGGAGTCTCGGCTTGTGCGACCAAGGTTAGGCTCTAGCTCTACCAGAAGCAACTCTCAAGACAGCCTATCCCAGTCCAGTGAGAGCCTGAAGATTGTAGCACTGGACAACATGGTTCGTTCAAATAGTTTCACTCACTTTAAACAGATTCCCTCGCCCACCAGTGAGCCTATGATACGGTCTTTCTCTTTTAATCGGGCTGTGGAACTAGCCAAGCCTCTGGCCAACACTCAGCTGCGGCCTCCTCGGAGTAGTTTTGTCAAACCCCCTCAACTGAGTAATGGAAGAGTGGGTTTAGGACTGCATGGCAGCCTTGGAGGTTTAGGTGGTTTAGGTGGGGTTGGAGGACTTCAGTACAACAAAAATTCATCAGTTGCGTCCTCTCTGCCTGGCCCTTTGATCACTACGACACCAACTACTCCTCGTACTTTAAGGAAGGCTCTGCTCCCCAGTAGTGTGTTGACCAAGTCAATGGCTAGCAGTGGGGTGTCGTTGTGCTACAAATTGCCCCGAACTGGGCAGGCTAAACAGCAGAAGTCTCTTTTACCAGGTAACATTAAGGAGGATATCAGCTCTTCAACTGCCTCTGATTGTGTAGGTCTACTGGAGAATGAATCAACCTACAAGGCTGACAAAGTCGAATCTCAAAGTGAAAGTGACAAAAGCTCTGGGAATGcagaaggaaaaggaggagaaagCGGTGGCCAAACAGCAGCCGAGACCCTGGAAGACATGTCCTTATCTTCTGCTTCATCTATAGAGAGAGGTGACATCAGTGAAGAGTTTCTAGATGACTTCGACAGTGTGGGAGATGTTTTCAGTGATGGGGACATGCCTGACAACAGAAAAGCTGCCAGTGATGCCCAGCTAGACAGTCTCCTAAATGAGACCAGTGACTGGGAGTCTGTGGATCTGACTG GTCATAAGGAAGAAAGTCCTATGCAGGAGTCCCAAGGATCACTGATGCTATCTCCAGAGCAGACTGATGCCCCCCAGATTTCATCTGTGGAGCTGTCACCCTCCAACAGCTCTGGTGGAACCTACATGTGGGATGAAGAGGGGCTTGAGCCCCTTGGGGGGCCTGTGGCTCATCGGTTAGACAGCTATGATGACTCAGAGCTGAACAGCATA GACATCCTTAACAACCTGGACCCTCTGGCAACAGGAGAATTGGATGATGATGACCTCATGCTGGATGTGGACCTCCCAGAGGATGGCTTGCATG AGACTGATAGGATGTCCCATATTGAGCGTCCGGAGCGGGCCAATCGGCAGGGGCAGCGGCGTAAACACCATCGCTGGAGTGGATCAGATCACTTTCATAATGATACCAG GGCTCATGTCTTCCAACATTATGATGGTTTCAGAGATTCAAAGAACTCAGCCCGAAAGGAAGGCAGGGAGCATGGCTACATGCCAATGTTAGATGGACTTGCACTCGAGCACATGACTCAGGACTGCAGCTTCCTCAAGAACCAGCTGCTCAAGCTCAAAACGTTACTAGAG CTTGAGGATACAGACACTCCAGCAGATGTTCCTGTGGAATCTGAAGACAGTACCTCTGCAACACAG TTGGAGGTGCTGGTAAAGGAAGTGCAGGTGCTCAGAGAGGAACTGAGGAGTCGAGACAAGATCATTGCTCAGCTCACACTGCAGTGTCAagaactacaacaacaacatcgaCAGGAACAGATT TCTGCTACAGGCCAGCAGGTCAAGTGTCAGTGCCACCACCAGAGGGCTCCTTCTTCACTAAGACAGAGCGACAGACAGGTGGACAAACGTATGCAGCACCACTATGATAAGGCCACCCAGACGTACTGGAGACCACCAAACCATGCT GGTGTGCTGCCCACCCCTTTGCTGTCCCCGTGGCAGGCACAGCACCAGGGCTTGACCCGTACCAGCATGCCCCAGCGCAGACAGA